In a genomic window of Orcinus orca chromosome 12, mOrcOrc1.1, whole genome shotgun sequence:
- the C12H6orf163 gene encoding uncharacterized protein C6orf163 homolog, translated as MIRNPNYTNFVCCAVCNKIIPPAPFGKIFKQIHEYKPFKTRFYTHKDILDIGTDILNKGEQFQEALLKERIAKAEAAVWAKADERQREAVKKALEEANDMHKMKIQILKEEHQKDLQEMVSKTKMELHQNMEQELQRERLAAEQRMVRKIQRIMMECHQEKVQAVEEARAQERHIAQEEIQAQRRKAMEELLRAGVTVMKDQENSVSQLIKEKEHKMSVYYCMAQKQKQEEVQKVLQEAEKTHQATLRNVMDKLLNTQRELLSMAKQLEIMTNWKDFLEEELQETRVAFQKYINYTFPQLSPGHADFILPERKKMPSGLITLESQATLD; from the exons ATGATCAGAAATCCGAATTACACAAACTTTGTTTGCTGTGCTGTATGTAATAAGATAATTCCACCAGCCCCCTTTGGGAAAATCTTCAAACAGATCCATGAGTACAAGCCATTTAAGACACGCTTTTACACTCACAAAGATATACTGG ATATTGGGACAGATATTCTGAATAAAGGAGAGCAGTTTCAAGAAGCTTTACTCAAAGAACGTATTGCAAAAGCAGAAGCTGCCGTATGGGCTAAG GCAGATGAACGCCAAAGAGAAGCAGTGAAGAAAGCCCTTGAAGAAGCAAATGACATGCACAAAATGAAAATCCAGATTCTGAAAGAGGAACATCAAAAAGATTTACAG GAAATGGTATCTAAGACCAAGATGGAGTTGCATCAAAACATGGAGCAAGAACTGCAGCGAGAACGCCTGGCTGCCGAGCAACGCATGGTCCGCAAGATCCAGAGGATCATGATGGAGTGCCACCAGGAGAAAGTCCAGGCTGTGGAGGAAGCCCGGGCCCAGGAGAGGCACATAGCCCAGGAGGAGATCCAGGCCCAGAGAAG AAAGGCCATGGAGGAACTTTTGAGAGCTGGTGTCACAGTTATGAAGGATCAAGAGAACAGTGTGAGCCAActgataaaggaaaaagaacataaaatgagCGTCTACTATTGCATGGCTCagaaacagaagcaagaagaggtTCAGAAAGTGCTTCAAGAAGCGGAGAAAACACATCAGGCCACGCTTAGAAATGTGATGGACAAACTGCTTAACACTCAGCGGGAGCTGCTGTCTATGGCGAAGCAACTGGAAATCATGACAAATTGGAAAGATTTCCTGGAGGAGGAGTTACAGGAAACCAGGGTAGCGTTTCAAAAATACATCAATTATACGTTTCCGCAGCTCTCACCGGGACATGCAGATTTTATTctgccagaaagaaagaaaatgccttcCGGTCTTATTACTCTGGAGAGCCAAGCAACTCTTGATTAG
- the SMIM8 gene encoding small integral membrane protein 8, whose product MRASLPGTKSSLVKMSSAPEPPAFKKEPPKEKDLGNPGLRGVRSTTLFRAVNPELFIKPNKPVMAFGLITLSLCVAYIGYLHATQENKKDLYEAIDSEGHSYMRRKTSKWD is encoded by the exons ATGCGGGCCTCGCTCCCAG gtacTAAATCATCATTAGTCAAGATGTCTTCAGCACCTGAGCCTCCAGCCTTTAAAAAGGAGCCACCCAAGGAAAAAGACCTGGGAAACCCTGGGCTCAGAGGGGTCCGCTCCACAACCTTATTTCGAGCTGTGAATCCAGAGCTCTTCATTAAACCT aACAAACCTGTAATGGCTTTCGGATTGATAACCCTTTCACTTTGTGTGGCTTATATCGGTTATCTACATGCGACACAGGAGAATAAGAAGGACCTCTATGAAGCTATTGATAGTGAGGGACACAGTTATATGAGGAGGAAAACATCTAAGTGGGATTAA